One Streptomyces sp. CNQ-509 DNA window includes the following coding sequences:
- a CDS encoding VOC family protein, producing MACRITELVIDTAAPERLAAFWSDVLGYVELGREDDGTIEIGPPDAGFGGLQPTLVLSASSEPRKGKLPLHIDVNATDRDQDAELERLLALGARHVDIGQTGEESWYPLADPEGNEFCLLRSRVRPVG from the coding sequence ATGGCATGCCGCATCACCGAACTGGTCATCGACACCGCCGCCCCCGAGCGGCTCGCCGCGTTCTGGAGCGACGTCCTCGGTTACGTCGAGCTCGGCAGGGAGGACGACGGCACCATCGAGATCGGGCCGCCCGACGCCGGCTTCGGCGGCCTCCAGCCCACGCTCGTGCTGAGCGCGAGCAGCGAGCCGCGCAAGGGGAAGCTGCCCCTGCACATCGACGTCAACGCCACCGACCGCGACCAGGATGCGGAGCTGGAGCGGCTGCTGGCGCTCGGGGCCAGGCACGTCGACATCGGTCAGACGGGCGAGGAGAGCTGGTACCCGCTCGCCGACCCCGAGGGCAACGAGTTCTGCCTGCTGCGCTCCCGGGTGCGGCCCGTGGGCTGA
- a CDS encoding helix-turn-helix domain-containing protein, translated as MVTKHESGGLPGDADLRRADSLAREIFSDVANKWALLIIEALGERTLRFGELRNEVDGVSHKMLTQNLRTLERDGLVDRKVYPTVPPRVEYTLTEPGRALRATVDAMCGWTQQYLGHIEDARSRFDA; from the coding sequence ATGGTGACCAAGCACGAAAGCGGGGGCCTGCCCGGGGACGCGGACCTCAGGCGCGCGGACTCCCTGGCCCGGGAGATCTTCTCCGACGTGGCCAACAAGTGGGCGCTGCTGATCATCGAGGCGCTCGGCGAGCGCACCCTGCGCTTCGGCGAGCTGCGCAACGAGGTCGACGGCGTCAGCCACAAGATGCTCACCCAGAACCTGCGCACGCTGGAACGGGACGGCCTGGTCGACCGGAAGGTCTACCCCACGGTCCCGCCGCGGGTCGAGTACACCCTCACCGAGCCGGGCCGTGCCCTGCGGGCCACGGTCGACGCCATGTGCGGCTGGACCCAGCAGTACCTGGGCCACATCGAGGACGCGCGCAGCCGCTTCGACGCCTGA
- a CDS encoding Rid family hydrolase codes for MATTDAFHHGVAAENDFGYAQAIRSGELIHVSGQVAFDEAGEFAHADDCAAQLTLTYANLDKVLEHYGATRNQIVSQTVYGVRLQQNAEAISAGNLAYFGAHRPASTVVGVTELAFPGQLVEIAVVVYTRLPA; via the coding sequence ATGGCCACCACCGACGCCTTCCACCACGGCGTGGCAGCCGAGAACGACTTCGGCTACGCCCAGGCGATCAGGTCCGGCGAGCTGATCCACGTCTCCGGGCAGGTCGCCTTCGACGAGGCGGGCGAGTTCGCGCACGCGGACGACTGCGCCGCGCAGCTCACGCTGACGTACGCCAACCTCGACAAAGTCCTGGAGCACTACGGCGCCACCCGCAACCAGATCGTCTCGCAGACCGTGTACGGCGTGCGCCTCCAGCAGAACGCCGAGGCGATCTCGGCCGGCAACCTGGCCTACTTCGGCGCCCACCGCCCCGCCAGCACCGTCGTCGGCGTGACCGAGCTGGCCTTCCCCGGCCAGCTCGTCGAGATCGCCGTCGTCGTGTACACCCGGCTGCCCGCCTGA
- a CDS encoding (2Fe-2S)-binding protein, which produces MPEHTFRVNGEQVTVDAADDERLLWVLRDILGITGPKYGCGINVCKACTSHLNGKAVNPCAIPVGELRPADEVTTIEGLADTFDDELHPMQQAWLDHDVVQCGYCQPGQIMAAVALVRRVAAEGREITDDDLDGLRNICRCGTYVRIREAIRAGAERM; this is translated from the coding sequence GTGCCCGAGCACACCTTCCGCGTCAACGGCGAGCAGGTCACCGTCGACGCTGCCGACGACGAGCGTCTGCTGTGGGTGCTGCGCGACATCCTCGGCATCACCGGGCCGAAGTACGGCTGCGGCATCAACGTCTGCAAGGCGTGCACCAGCCACCTCAACGGCAAGGCGGTCAACCCCTGCGCGATCCCCGTCGGCGAACTCCGCCCGGCCGACGAGGTCACCACCATCGAGGGCCTCGCGGACACCTTCGACGACGAGCTGCACCCCATGCAGCAGGCGTGGCTCGACCACGACGTCGTCCAGTGCGGCTACTGCCAGCCCGGCCAGATCATGGCCGCCGTCGCCCTGGTGCGCCGCGTGGCAGCCGAGGGCCGCGAGATCACCGACGACGACCTCGACGGCCTGCGCAACATCTGCCGCTGCGGCACCTACGTCCGTATCCGCGAGGCCATCAGGGCAGGCGCGGAACGGATGTGA
- a CDS encoding molybdopterin cofactor-binding domain-containing protein translates to MTGPNGARPYEGPGRRRFLGYVLAAPTLVAAAPLAPAPAAGAAPAVPDLTELLDLNDVMTAAALPTSGLITVEIEADGTVSFALPRAEVGQGITTSTAMLVAEELAVPPERVRVTLAEARPELLFNQLTGASNTTIATYTPIRVAAAVARHRLLTAAAAELGAPVGHLTLRDGTVHDRSGAAVGIGALAPKAAATRSEPVEVRLTAREDFTVIGRPHNRIDALDAVTGRKKFAMDLDVPGAKPTMVCRPPTINGKPGAVANLAEVAAMPGVTDVVPIDTGVAVRAATFGQCIDAVRALRVDWLPGTAEGKSDETVLRELAAAEPPMGLPPLTPHVEGKFTFHFRSNSALEPNCAIADVRPDRAEVWSALKSPVVAKEAIAARLGLPLGRVTVHVVQGGGSFGRKLFFDAALEAVEVSRRIGKPVKLMWHRADDARQGRTHPMATSRVRADYAGGAVLGFRQRHTSVATDFGHGLGELFTAMAARLPVGDIGFSQTFFHLTQSMPYEFGPATRLLNETDKGFNTGSMRNVYSPDVVCARELVVDRLAVKMGKDPYGFRRDFLRDARSRAVLAKAAEAGDWGRQMPEGTAQGIAFHSEYKSVSAALVEIDCRPGTVNRPIRDGVAGPRVTRAVFAVDVGLTVNPRGLQAQMMGCLMDGIAQTLTSSLHLRDGHFLEASWDNYFYTRQWNTPPELEIIVMPDTSDEPGGAGELGVAASMAAVACAYGRATGTMPTVFPINHGTLSFEPKPTVPPIPASPTDGLDQAR, encoded by the coding sequence ATGACCGGACCGAACGGCGCACGGCCGTACGAAGGACCGGGCCGGCGAAGGTTCCTCGGCTACGTGCTGGCCGCCCCCACCCTCGTGGCCGCCGCCCCACTCGCGCCCGCCCCCGCGGCCGGTGCCGCCCCCGCCGTGCCGGACCTCACCGAACTCCTCGACCTCAACGACGTCATGACCGCCGCCGCGCTGCCCACCTCCGGCCTCATCACCGTCGAGATCGAAGCCGACGGCACCGTCTCCTTCGCCCTGCCCCGCGCCGAGGTCGGACAGGGCATCACCACCTCCACCGCCATGCTCGTCGCCGAGGAACTCGCGGTGCCGCCCGAGCGGGTACGGGTCACGCTGGCCGAGGCCCGCCCCGAGCTGCTCTTCAACCAGCTCACCGGCGCCTCCAACACCACCATCGCCACGTACACCCCCATCCGTGTCGCCGCCGCCGTCGCCCGCCACCGGCTGCTCACCGCCGCCGCGGCCGAACTCGGCGCGCCCGTCGGGCACCTGACCCTGCGCGACGGCACCGTCCACGACCGCTCCGGCGCCGCCGTCGGCATCGGCGCCCTCGCCCCCAAGGCCGCCGCCACCCGCTCCGAGCCCGTCGAGGTCCGGCTCACCGCCCGCGAGGACTTCACGGTCATCGGCAGGCCCCACAACCGTATCGACGCGCTGGACGCGGTCACCGGCCGCAAGAAGTTCGCGATGGACCTCGACGTCCCCGGCGCGAAGCCCACGATGGTCTGCCGCCCGCCGACCATCAACGGCAAACCGGGCGCTGTGGCCAACCTCGCCGAGGTCGCCGCCATGCCGGGCGTCACGGACGTCGTGCCGATCGATACCGGCGTGGCCGTACGCGCCGCGACCTTCGGCCAGTGCATCGATGCCGTACGAGCCCTGCGCGTCGACTGGCTGCCCGGCACCGCCGAGGGCAAGTCCGACGAGACCGTGCTCCGTGAACTCGCCGCCGCCGAGCCGCCGATGGGGCTGCCCCCGCTCACGCCCCACGTGGAGGGCAAGTTCACCTTCCACTTCCGCAGCAACAGCGCGCTCGAACCCAACTGCGCCATCGCCGACGTACGTCCCGACCGCGCCGAGGTCTGGTCGGCGCTCAAGTCGCCGGTCGTCGCCAAGGAGGCCATCGCCGCCAGGCTCGGCCTGCCCCTCGGCCGCGTCACCGTCCACGTCGTCCAGGGCGGCGGCTCCTTCGGCCGCAAGCTGTTCTTCGACGCCGCGCTGGAAGCCGTCGAGGTCTCCCGCAGAATCGGCAAGCCCGTCAAGCTCATGTGGCACCGCGCCGACGACGCCCGCCAGGGCCGTACGCACCCGATGGCCACCTCCCGGGTGCGCGCCGACTACGCCGGCGGCGCCGTCCTCGGCTTCAGGCAGCGGCACACCAGCGTCGCCACCGACTTCGGCCACGGGCTCGGCGAGCTGTTCACCGCCATGGCCGCGCGGCTGCCGGTCGGCGACATCGGCTTCTCCCAGACCTTCTTCCACCTCACCCAGTCCATGCCGTACGAGTTCGGGCCGGCCACCCGGCTCCTCAACGAGACCGACAAGGGCTTCAACACCGGCAGCATGCGCAACGTCTACTCGCCGGACGTCGTCTGCGCCCGGGAACTGGTCGTGGACCGGCTCGCCGTGAAGATGGGCAAGGACCCGTACGGCTTCCGCCGCGACTTCCTGCGCGACGCACGCTCCCGCGCGGTCCTGGCGAAGGCCGCGGAAGCCGGCGACTGGGGGCGGCAGATGCCCGAGGGCACCGCGCAGGGCATCGCCTTCCACTCCGAGTACAAGTCGGTCAGCGCCGCCCTCGTGGAGATCGACTGCCGCCCCGGGACCGTGAACCGCCCCATCCGCGACGGCGTCGCGGGCCCCCGCGTCACCAGGGCCGTCTTCGCCGTCGACGTCGGCCTCACGGTCAACCCGCGCGGGCTCCAGGCCCAGATGATGGGCTGCCTCATGGACGGCATCGCCCAGACGCTGACCTCCAGTCTCCACCTGCGGGACGGGCACTTCCTGGAGGCGAGCTGGGACAACTACTTCTACACCCGGCAGTGGAACACCCCGCCCGAGCTGGAGATCATCGTCATGCCCGACACCTCCGACGAGCCCGGCGGTGCGGGGGAGTTGGGCGTCGCCGCGTCGATGGCCGCGGTGGCGTGCGCGTACGGGCGGGCGACCGGGACGATGCCGACCGTCTTCCCGATCAACCACGGCACGCTCTCCTTCGAGCCCAAGCCGACCGTCCCGCCCATCCCCGCGTCCCCGACCGACGGCCTGGACCAGGCTCGCTGA
- a CDS encoding indole-3-glycerol-phosphate synthase — translation MTFPAESTPVKATDQRFGDALAVADLPVIMEIKQCRAGGENLMQGRTAGDLVRRYEELGAPALSVLTGSWFGGTARLLDEVVAATSLPVLVKDFFTKEKQIRQAAEAGAAAVLLTATILPHRLMGVLIDACLAHGVTPFVEITSGAELSALTRPEACVVAVNNKDVRGRESDEPDLGRSHDLLPRVRAAGAGLAVSASGIATPEKAAGLLAAGFRGLLIGTGLLRAEDMDAWFGDLRALLPGAEQAAGDGPRRHADESSVRTAAAGPAERAAARSAQSPGAAAA, via the coding sequence ATGACCTTTCCGGCTGAGAGCACCCCCGTGAAGGCGACGGACCAGCGCTTCGGTGACGCGCTCGCTGTGGCCGACCTACCCGTGATCATGGAGATCAAGCAGTGCAGGGCGGGCGGTGAGAACCTGATGCAGGGCCGTACCGCCGGCGATCTGGTGCGTCGCTACGAGGAGTTGGGTGCGCCCGCGCTCTCCGTCCTCACCGGCTCGTGGTTCGGCGGCACGGCCCGGCTCCTGGACGAGGTGGTCGCGGCGACCTCGCTGCCGGTCCTCGTCAAGGACTTCTTCACCAAGGAGAAGCAGATCAGGCAAGCCGCCGAGGCGGGTGCGGCGGCCGTGCTGCTCACCGCCACGATCCTGCCGCACCGGCTCATGGGGGTGCTGATCGACGCCTGCCTGGCCCACGGCGTCACGCCGTTCGTCGAGATCACCTCCGGCGCCGAACTGTCCGCGCTCACCCGGCCCGAGGCGTGCGTCGTGGCCGTGAACAACAAGGATGTCCGCGGACGCGAGAGCGACGAGCCCGACCTGGGCCGCAGCCACGACCTGCTGCCGCGCGTCCGGGCCGCCGGCGCGGGGCTGGCCGTCAGCGCGAGCGGCATCGCCACCCCCGAGAAGGCCGCCGGGCTGCTCGCGGCCGGCTTCCGCGGTCTGCTGATCGGCACCGGGCTGCTGCGCGCGGAGGACATGGACGCCTGGTTCGGCGACCTGCGCGCACTGCTGCCCGGCGCAGAACAGGCGGCCGGGGACGGACCGCGGCGTCATGCGGATGAGTCCTCCGTACGGACAGCGGCAGCCGGCCCTGCGGAACGGGCAGCCGCGAGGAGCGCGCAGAGCCCGGGCGCCGCCGCGGCCTGA
- a CDS encoding transglutaminase family protein: MTTTTGLESALAPTEFLNSGDPDIRAFVRRVLPRDGLGSRDAAVRLYYAVRDGIDYEVYGADLSRTGVTAGQVARTGKGVCIHKSVLYAAALRAAGIPARLVLTDVRNHLPSPALRKLSGGDTFRYHTFTTVHLDGRWVRATPVFNRLLCRLYGMRPLDFDGRADSVHHLYGDDGTRHMEVVREHGEFDDLPYERVLDGMRAGHPGIFADPTSTRLVTGSLHADAGARKG, encoded by the coding sequence ATGACGACGACCACGGGCCTGGAAAGCGCCCTCGCCCCCACCGAGTTCCTGAACTCCGGCGACCCCGACATCCGCGCCTTCGTCCGCCGCGTGCTGCCCCGGGACGGGCTCGGCAGCAGGGACGCGGCCGTACGCCTCTACTACGCGGTGCGCGACGGCATCGACTACGAGGTCTACGGCGCGGACCTGTCCCGCACCGGCGTCACCGCCGGGCAGGTGGCCCGTACCGGCAAGGGCGTGTGCATCCACAAGTCCGTGCTCTACGCCGCCGCCCTGCGCGCCGCCGGCATCCCCGCGCGGCTCGTGCTCACCGACGTGCGCAACCACCTGCCGTCACCCGCGCTGCGCAAGCTCAGCGGCGGCGATACCTTCCGCTACCACACCTTCACCACCGTCCACCTCGACGGCAGATGGGTGCGCGCGACCCCCGTCTTCAACCGGCTGCTCTGCCGCCTGTACGGCATGCGCCCCCTCGACTTCGACGGCCGAGCCGACAGCGTCCACCATCTGTACGGCGACGACGGGACCCGCCACATGGAAGTCGTCCGCGAGCACGGCGAGTTCGACGACCTGCCGTACGAGCGGGTTCTCGACGGGATGCGCGCAGGGCACCCCGGCATCTTCGCGGACCCCACGAGCACCCGGCTGGTCACCGGCTCGCTGCACGCCGACGCCGGCGCGCGGAAGGGCTGA